Proteins encoded in a region of the Stieleria neptunia genome:
- a CDS encoding undecaprenyl-phosphate glucose phosphotransferase, with the protein MPDRSFDKHSSIAGERHPLDLLQPTLDAFSILGSLYAVKIVARGWMDDAGVVLGLLAVIIFLILSKVTGLARTRDRGNADYEITAIMITWVMTVMSLTVIGFATRYGEVFARSVMFTWAILAPMTVALCRMLLRIVQQSAKRRGYGMRRVAIAGLNTLGRQTAQNIDAEPALGFNLVGFFDDRVEDRPSLSVSDMKDKLGASDRDRDRDRDRDRTSDSGNESQDQATLSGNLSELVDQCRAGQIDTVMVTLPMRAEDRIRYLLDQLSDSTVSVYIVPDFFVFELLHSRWTNMGGLPAVSVFENPLFGVDGALKRIADVLIATAGLLVAAIPMTLIAIGIKLTSKGPVFFRQKRYGLDGKEILVWKFRSMRTCDNGPVVKQATKGDPRITPLGGILRKTSLDELPQLFNVIEGTMSLVGPRPHATAHNEQYRGLIRGYMLRHKVKPGITGLAQVNGCRGETETIEKMEQRIQWDHQYIRRWSMWLDLKILFKTVLVVWKQDTAY; encoded by the coding sequence ATGCCTGACCGTTCTTTCGACAAACACTCGTCCATTGCGGGTGAACGCCACCCGTTGGATTTGCTGCAACCGACCCTGGATGCGTTTTCCATTTTGGGCTCGCTGTACGCGGTCAAAATCGTGGCGCGGGGTTGGATGGATGATGCGGGGGTAGTGCTCGGCTTGCTGGCCGTGATCATTTTCTTGATTCTGTCCAAGGTCACCGGACTGGCGCGGACGCGTGACCGCGGCAATGCCGACTATGAAATCACGGCGATCATGATCACGTGGGTGATGACGGTGATGTCACTGACGGTGATCGGATTTGCGACACGTTACGGCGAGGTGTTTGCCCGCAGCGTGATGTTCACCTGGGCGATCTTGGCTCCGATGACCGTCGCGTTGTGCAGAATGCTGTTGCGGATCGTCCAACAGTCGGCCAAACGTCGGGGATACGGGATGCGTCGGGTGGCGATCGCCGGACTCAACACGCTCGGTCGACAAACGGCTCAGAACATCGATGCCGAGCCCGCACTCGGATTTAACCTGGTCGGATTCTTTGACGATCGTGTCGAAGACCGCCCCTCGTTGTCCGTTTCGGACATGAAAGACAAACTCGGTGCGAGCGATCGCGATCGCGATCGCGATCGCGATCGCGATCGCACCAGCGACAGCGGCAATGAGTCGCAAGACCAGGCCACCCTGTCGGGAAACCTGAGCGAATTGGTCGATCAATGTCGCGCCGGTCAGATCGACACCGTGATGGTGACCTTGCCGATGCGCGCCGAAGATCGCATCCGATACCTGCTGGACCAACTCAGCGATTCGACGGTCTCGGTCTACATCGTGCCCGATTTCTTCGTGTTCGAATTGCTTCATTCTCGCTGGACCAACATGGGCGGTTTGCCCGCGGTCAGCGTGTTCGAGAACCCGTTGTTCGGCGTCGATGGCGCCTTGAAGCGTATCGCCGATGTGCTGATCGCAACGGCCGGCTTGCTGGTCGCCGCCATTCCGATGACGTTGATCGCGATCGGAATCAAGCTGACCAGCAAAGGCCCCGTTTTCTTTCGCCAGAAACGATACGGTCTGGACGGAAAAGAAATCTTGGTGTGGAAGTTCCGCTCGATGCGAACGTGCGACAACGGCCCGGTCGTCAAACAGGCGACCAAGGGCGATCCACGCATCACCCCGCTGGGCGGCATCTTGCGCAAAACCAGCCTGGACGAGCTGCCGCAGCTGTTCAACGTGATCGAAGGCACGATGTCCTTGGTCGGACCACGGCCCCATGCGACCGCCCACAACGAACAATATCGCGGACTGATTCGCGGCTACATGTTGCGGCACAAAGTGAAACCAGGGATCACCGGTTTGGCGCAGGTTAATGGTTGCCGCGGCGAAACCGAGACGATTGAAAAGATGGAGCAGCGGATTCAGTGGGACCACCAATACATCCGACGCTGGTCGATGTGGCTGGATCTGAAGATCTTGTTCAAGACCGTGCTGGTGGTGTGGAAGCAGGACACCGCGTATTAG
- a CDS encoding phospho-sugar mutase, translated as MNATDALAAAKQASSDGKLSETAVENIQCWLTEDRYAQYRDQVAAEIAEEKWQALDDAFWTIIPFGTGGRRGRMYPIGSNAINDRTIGESAQGLADYVVEYHKGQKDLSCVIAYDTRHKSRHFAELCAGIMVAAGFKVYFLDDYRATPQLSYAVRYKNCDCGIMVTASHNPPSDNAVKVYWSSGAQVLPPHDKAIIDGVMSCEEIRVAPFDQALAEGKVEIITKEIDEAFLKVTAEQAFKGSRDVRILYTPLHGVGAEAVMPLLAADGFSEVEVYGPHEEKSGDFPNVPGHVSNPENKAVFEAPIEHAKANGFDLILATDPDCDRLGVAAPKTLDASGEWGTFNGNQIGALLADYILGKRKEAGTLSADHYVVKTLVTTELIRSLCDSYGVQCISDLLVGFKYIAEAMDANGPDKFVFGTEESHGYLVGQYCRDKDGAVACMLLSELAAELKQRGVSMHDHLAELYRTHGLHQEYLINLVMEGSEGMAAMQRLMKAFRETPPKSMAGIPVTRVRDYLNSVATDTASGEQSPLDGPVGNLIIMDLAEEGNYVAARPSGTEPKIKLYVFTKLGADESQDLDAAAAKLGQRLEALESDMRTFAKENS; from the coding sequence ATGAACGCTACCGATGCCCTGGCCGCTGCAAAACAAGCCTCGTCCGACGGAAAACTGAGCGAAACCGCTGTTGAGAACATTCAGTGTTGGCTGACCGAGGATCGCTATGCACAGTACCGCGATCAAGTCGCCGCCGAGATCGCCGAGGAAAAATGGCAGGCACTCGATGACGCGTTCTGGACGATTATCCCGTTCGGAACCGGGGGCCGCCGCGGCCGGATGTACCCGATCGGTTCCAACGCCATCAACGACCGAACCATCGGCGAGAGTGCCCAGGGACTGGCCGATTATGTGGTCGAGTACCACAAGGGGCAAAAAGACCTGTCCTGCGTGATCGCCTACGACACCCGGCACAAATCCCGCCACTTCGCCGAATTGTGTGCCGGAATCATGGTCGCGGCGGGATTCAAGGTCTACTTTCTGGACGACTATCGCGCCACGCCGCAATTGTCGTACGCGGTCCGATACAAGAACTGCGATTGCGGCATCATGGTCACCGCCAGCCACAATCCGCCCAGCGACAACGCCGTCAAAGTCTATTGGTCCAGCGGTGCGCAAGTCCTGCCGCCGCACGACAAAGCCATCATCGACGGGGTGATGAGCTGCGAAGAGATCCGCGTCGCCCCCTTCGATCAAGCCTTGGCCGAGGGGAAAGTCGAAATCATCACCAAAGAAATCGATGAGGCGTTCTTAAAGGTCACCGCCGAACAGGCGTTCAAAGGGTCGCGAGACGTCCGCATCCTGTACACGCCGCTGCACGGTGTCGGTGCCGAAGCCGTGATGCCGCTGTTGGCCGCCGACGGTTTCTCCGAGGTCGAAGTCTATGGCCCGCACGAGGAAAAAAGCGGCGACTTTCCCAACGTCCCCGGCCACGTTTCCAACCCCGAAAACAAAGCGGTCTTCGAAGCACCGATCGAACACGCCAAAGCCAACGGGTTCGATCTGATCCTGGCCACCGACCCGGATTGTGACCGATTGGGCGTCGCCGCCCCCAAGACGCTGGACGCCTCGGGAGAGTGGGGAACATTCAACGGAAACCAAATCGGCGCGTTGTTGGCCGACTACATCCTGGGCAAACGCAAAGAAGCGGGCACCCTGTCGGCCGATCACTACGTCGTCAAAACGCTGGTCACGACCGAGCTGATCCGCAGCCTGTGCGACAGCTACGGCGTCCAATGCATCAGCGACCTGTTGGTCGGATTCAAGTACATCGCCGAAGCCATGGACGCCAACGGCCCCGACAAATTTGTCTTCGGGACCGAGGAATCGCACGGGTACTTGGTCGGTCAGTATTGCCGCGACAAAGACGGCGCGGTCGCCTGCATGCTGCTCAGCGAATTGGCGGCCGAGCTAAAACAACGCGGCGTGTCGATGCACGACCACTTGGCCGAACTGTATCGCACCCACGGCCTGCACCAGGAATACTTGATCAACCTGGTGATGGAAGGCAGCGAGGGCATGGCCGCGATGCAACGGCTGATGAAGGCGTTTCGTGAAACCCCGCCCAAATCGATGGCCGGCATCCCCGTCACACGCGTTCGCGATTACCTCAACAGCGTCGCCACCGACACCGCCTCGGGAGAACAATCGCCGCTGGACGGCCCGGTCGGCAATCTGATCATCATGGACCTGGCCGAAGAAGGCAATTACGTGGCCGCACGTCCCAGCGGCACCGAACCCAAAATCAAACTCTACGTGTTCACCAAGCTGGGTGCCGACGAGTCGCAAGACCTGGACGCCGCCGCCGCGAAACTCGGCCAACGACTCGAGGCATTGGAATCCGACATGCGAACCTTCGCGAAAGAAAACAGCTGA
- the nadC gene encoding carboxylating nicotinate-nucleotide diphosphorylase — protein sequence MSDYVTVTADSSLENDTRLLVRLAIAEDLSDSVDWTSVCMVDDEPRGGCEIVPRGSGVCAGLAILPWIVDEFEADLELDVLSEDGKALVPGQAIARLRGNVRDLLTSERTILNLLSRLCGVATQVKTYVDAIAGAKASVYDTRKTTPGWRLLEKYAVVCGGGRNHRRGLYDGFLIKDNHLQLGGTAGQPMSPREAVEKALKWRGGQVQRMTAPSIVEIEVDTLDQLRDVLPAGPDIVLIDNFTLDDIRAAVELRDQLNPQVELEVSGNVTIDTIAAIAATGVERISSGALTHQATWLDLGLDWYDASAS from the coding sequence ATGTCTGATTACGTCACCGTCACCGCCGATTCGTCCCTGGAGAACGACACACGCTTGCTGGTTCGGCTGGCGATCGCCGAGGACCTCAGCGATTCGGTCGACTGGACCAGTGTTTGCATGGTCGATGACGAGCCACGCGGCGGGTGCGAGATCGTGCCGCGCGGATCAGGCGTCTGTGCCGGATTGGCGATCTTGCCATGGATAGTCGATGAGTTCGAAGCCGACCTGGAGCTGGACGTGCTGTCGGAGGATGGCAAGGCGTTGGTTCCCGGACAAGCGATCGCCCGGTTGCGTGGGAACGTCCGCGACTTGTTGACCAGTGAACGGACCATCTTGAATCTTCTGTCCCGCCTGTGCGGCGTGGCGACGCAAGTCAAAACCTACGTCGACGCGATCGCCGGGGCCAAGGCGTCGGTGTATGACACCCGGAAAACGACGCCCGGTTGGCGATTGTTGGAAAAGTACGCGGTGGTTTGCGGCGGCGGTCGTAATCATCGCCGCGGGTTGTACGACGGGTTTTTGATCAAGGACAATCACTTGCAGCTCGGTGGCACGGCGGGTCAGCCGATGTCGCCTCGCGAGGCGGTCGAAAAAGCGTTGAAGTGGCGGGGCGGTCAGGTCCAGCGGATGACGGCTCCGTCGATCGTGGAGATCGAAGTCGACACGTTGGATCAATTGCGCGACGTGCTGCCGGCCGGTCCCGATATCGTCTTGATCGACAATTTCACGCTCGATGACATTCGAGCCGCCGTCGAGCTTCGCGATCAATTGAATCCCCAGGTCGAACTGGAGGTGTCGGGAAACGTCACGATCGACACGATCGCTGCCATCGCCGCGACCGGTGTGGAACGCATCAGCAGTGGCGCGTTGACGCATCAAGCGACGTGGTTGGACCTGGGGCTGGATTGGTACGACGCATCAGCGAGCTAG
- a CDS encoding PEP-CTERM sorting domain-containing protein yields MFFCLRRPLTVLFAAALSLGFHVVDSRPSNAAIVHDEAIHGELSNENQTPTVLNFTIGENTVIGEVANARGFPANTDVFSFVVPNGAVWDSLILTDYRDSSPNQDNAAFLAIDDSDSFPYGSFELDEINNANPAFPADAFIGGTVFGGGGPTNPDVGRDLLPRAANVVGAGYTTPLPSGDYTIYIQQTDALTGYSLTVNLVSAIPEPSSAGLLMLVGAAVAIRRRR; encoded by the coding sequence ATGTTTTTTTGCCTCCGTCGGCCTTTGACCGTCCTCTTCGCGGCCGCCCTGTCGCTCGGCTTCCACGTCGTCGACTCGCGACCGTCCAATGCAGCGATCGTTCATGACGAAGCGATCCACGGTGAGCTTTCGAATGAAAATCAGACCCCGACCGTTCTGAATTTCACGATCGGCGAAAACACGGTGATCGGCGAGGTTGCCAATGCCCGCGGATTCCCGGCCAACACCGATGTGTTTAGTTTCGTGGTGCCCAACGGTGCCGTCTGGGATTCGCTGATTCTCACCGACTATCGCGATAGCAGCCCGAACCAAGACAACGCGGCCTTCCTGGCCATCGACGACTCCGACTCGTTCCCGTATGGCAGTTTCGAACTGGACGAGATCAACAATGCGAATCCGGCCTTCCCCGCAGATGCCTTTATCGGTGGCACTGTGTTTGGCGGTGGAGGGCCGACCAATCCGGACGTGGGTCGGGATCTCCTGCCGCGCGCGGCCAATGTCGTCGGCGCCGGGTACACCACCCCGTTGCCCAGCGGCGACTACACCATCTACATCCAGCAGACCGATGCGCTGACCGGTTACTCGTTGACGGTCAACTTGGTCAGCGCGATCCCGGAGCCGAGTTCGGCCGGGTTGTTGATGTTGGTCGGTGCGGCCGTCGCGATCCGCAGACGTCGTTAG
- a CDS encoding ComEA family DNA-binding protein has product MMTTEPDSRLPSLLHPTIQNAARTLSLVAISAIGCAAFWSGTTSRGRLQDEPPVTLQTFQVNLNQAAEHELMLLPGVGPRTARRILQDRETNGPFLSLDDLQRVPGIGPKTIQEISPHCVPIAAATAPQQETLVAER; this is encoded by the coding sequence ATGATGACCACAGAACCCGACAGCCGTTTACCCTCGCTGCTGCATCCGACCATTCAGAACGCCGCCCGTACGCTGTCCTTGGTGGCAATCAGCGCGATCGGCTGCGCGGCGTTTTGGTCCGGTACCACTTCCAGAGGCCGTCTCCAAGACGAGCCCCCCGTCACGCTGCAGACCTTCCAAGTCAATCTCAATCAGGCCGCCGAGCACGAACTGATGCTGTTGCCGGGCGTCGGGCCACGAACCGCCCGGCGGATCTTACAGGACCGCGAAACGAACGGCCCTTTTCTCTCGCTCGACGATCTTCAACGTGTGCCCGGGATCGGCCCCAAAACGATCCAGGAAATCTCGCCGCACTGCGTCCCGATCGCCGCTGCAACCGCACCGCAGCAGGAAACGCTAGTCGCCGAGCGATAG
- the glmM gene encoding phosphoglucosamine mutase, translating to MSKLIISVSGLRGIVGETLTPVVAGSFVAAFAAELPAGSIIVGRDGRSSGPMLRDAIVASLRACGRDVIDADVASTPTIGVLVKNTGAAGAVQISASHNPPPYNGIKLFGGDGRVLDAVTGAKIREAYLSGTAAWCPFDQIGQAQREPDPHAPHLQAVLKTVDVDAIRAANYRVLIDSNHGAGGLLGVRLLTALGCDVTALGETPDGQFEHVPEPTAENLAGVAETVAQSGCVVGFCQDPDADRLALIDGDGRYIGEEYTLALCVQRALADEATRGPIVINGATSGMSERLAAAAGVPAYRSAVGEANVADKMIASRATYGGEGNGGPIDPRVGYVRDSFVAMAQVLDLMTSTGKSLAELADALPRLAICKDKAAVSTDGLPELFQKLRQKYSDASADESDGLRLAWPDRWLLVRGSNTEPIVRMIAEAESESDAQALCDAAKQLI from the coding sequence ATGAGCAAGTTAATCATCAGTGTCAGCGGGCTACGCGGAATTGTCGGCGAAACATTGACACCCGTCGTTGCGGGCAGCTTTGTGGCGGCGTTCGCGGCGGAATTGCCGGCGGGCAGCATCATCGTCGGGCGAGACGGTCGCAGCAGCGGCCCGATGCTGCGAGACGCGATCGTCGCTTCGCTGCGGGCCTGTGGTCGCGATGTGATCGACGCCGATGTGGCGTCGACGCCGACCATCGGTGTGCTGGTGAAAAACACGGGTGCCGCCGGAGCCGTCCAGATCTCGGCCAGCCATAACCCGCCGCCGTACAACGGCATCAAACTGTTCGGCGGCGACGGGCGGGTGCTCGACGCGGTCACCGGCGCAAAAATTCGTGAGGCGTATCTGAGCGGGACGGCCGCCTGGTGCCCCTTTGACCAAATCGGCCAGGCCCAGCGTGAACCCGATCCACACGCGCCTCACTTGCAGGCGGTCTTGAAGACGGTCGACGTCGACGCGATCCGGGCGGCAAACTACCGGGTGCTGATCGACAGCAATCATGGCGCCGGGGGCTTGTTGGGCGTGCGATTGCTGACGGCACTCGGTTGCGACGTGACCGCGCTCGGCGAAACCCCCGACGGTCAATTCGAACATGTCCCCGAACCGACCGCCGAGAATCTGGCCGGGGTCGCCGAAACGGTCGCACAATCGGGTTGCGTGGTGGGATTTTGCCAAGACCCCGACGCCGATCGATTGGCGTTGATCGATGGCGACGGACGCTACATCGGCGAAGAGTACACGTTGGCGCTGTGTGTGCAACGCGCGTTGGCCGATGAAGCCACCCGTGGTCCCATCGTGATCAACGGGGCCACCAGCGGAATGAGCGAACGATTGGCCGCGGCGGCTGGGGTTCCCGCCTATCGCAGCGCCGTCGGGGAAGCCAACGTCGCCGACAAGATGATCGCCAGCCGAGCCACCTATGGCGGAGAAGGCAACGGCGGACCGATCGATCCGCGTGTCGGTTACGTCCGCGATAGCTTTGTCGCGATGGCGCAAGTCTTGGACCTGATGACGTCGACCGGAAAGTCGTTGGCGGAATTGGCCGATGCCTTGCCGAGACTGGCGATTTGCAAAGACAAAGCGGCGGTGTCGACCGATGGCTTGCCCGAACTTTTTCAAAAGCTTCGCCAAAAATACTCGGATGCCAGCGCCGACGAAAGCGACGGGCTGCGCCTGGCCTGGCCCGATCGCTGGTTGCTGGTCCGCGGCAGCAACACCGAACCGATCGTGCGGATGATCGCCGAAGCCGAGTCGGAATCCGACGCGCAAGCGTTGTGCGACGCGGCCAAGCAGCTGATTTGA
- a CDS encoding tetratricopeptide repeat protein, with protein MAESEPSLASAIESLGQGDFAEAESICNRLRATDPENAKVWHLSGIVYAQQHDLAEAAECFQHAIGIRGDVAIYHYNLGLAYQNLMDRDAALQAYRDAVTIQPDFLEAQNNLGNCLVDLGETTAAVDHFRSLGKQFPDESVVHYNLANVLQDAGEYNDSIEGFRRAIELDPDFASARENLGRALSDVTRYDEALEVWREWLEHDPHNAVARHMVASITGEGAPSRCDDDYVRDTFDENFAKSYEKQLQRIQYKVPELVAEAIQSIGIDGGDLEALDAGCGTGLCAGVLRPLARHLVGVDLSDDMLQEAKKRNGYDELYERELTQFLMSGAGPFDLIVSGDTLCYFGALNEVMTGFFRCLKPNGKLIFTVERLDPDDSSTESLEAQGESAAGRYRLQPNGRYRHAESFVRKTLDDAGLSVVRIETGTLRMERGRAVEGLIVTAER; from the coding sequence GTGGCAGAATCGGAACCGTCTTTGGCGTCGGCAATCGAGTCCTTGGGGCAAGGTGATTTCGCGGAGGCGGAAAGCATTTGCAATCGCCTGCGGGCAACCGATCCCGAAAATGCCAAGGTCTGGCATCTCTCGGGGATCGTGTACGCCCAGCAGCACGATTTGGCCGAGGCCGCCGAGTGCTTTCAACATGCGATCGGGATCCGCGGGGATGTGGCGATCTATCACTACAACCTCGGTCTGGCCTACCAGAACCTGATGGATCGCGACGCAGCGCTGCAAGCGTATCGCGATGCGGTGACGATCCAACCGGACTTTCTCGAAGCCCAAAACAACTTGGGAAACTGTCTGGTCGACCTCGGCGAAACCACCGCGGCGGTCGATCATTTTCGATCACTCGGAAAGCAGTTTCCCGACGAGAGTGTCGTTCACTACAACCTGGCCAACGTGTTGCAGGATGCCGGCGAGTACAACGATTCGATCGAGGGGTTTCGACGGGCGATCGAGTTGGATCCGGATTTTGCCAGCGCGCGAGAGAATCTCGGCCGCGCGCTTTCCGACGTGACCCGTTATGACGAAGCGTTGGAGGTGTGGAGGGAGTGGTTGGAGCATGATCCCCACAACGCCGTCGCCCGGCACATGGTCGCGTCGATCACCGGTGAGGGGGCGCCGAGTCGTTGCGACGATGACTACGTGCGCGATACCTTCGATGAAAATTTCGCCAAGTCCTACGAGAAACAACTGCAACGCATCCAGTACAAGGTGCCGGAGTTGGTGGCCGAGGCGATCCAATCGATCGGGATCGATGGCGGTGACCTCGAAGCGCTGGATGCCGGATGTGGAACCGGTTTGTGTGCCGGAGTGTTGCGACCGTTGGCCCGGCATCTGGTCGGCGTGGACCTGTCCGACGACATGCTGCAAGAAGCCAAGAAGCGGAACGGGTATGACGAGTTATACGAGCGCGAACTGACGCAGTTTCTGATGTCCGGCGCCGGCCCCTTTGATTTGATCGTCTCCGGTGACACGCTGTGTTACTTCGGAGCGCTCAACGAGGTGATGACGGGATTCTTCAGGTGCCTGAAACCGAATGGGAAATTGATCTTTACGGTCGAACGATTGGATCCGGATGACTCTTCGACCGAAAGTCTTGAGGCACAGGGCGAGTCCGCCGCCGGGCGCTACCGGCTTCAGCCTAACGGACGCTATCGGCACGCCGAATCGTTCGTACGAAAAACGCTTGACGATGCCGGGTTGTCAGTCGTCCGAATCGAAACCGGCACGCTACGCATGGAACGGGGCCGCGCGGTCGAAGGGCTGATCGTGACCGCCGAACGCTAG
- a CDS encoding redoxin domain-containing protein, translated as MFVSRVFCVAVLAGSLVSITPAADVPVTDSVAAGHSYHGEAFNEGPRQAAVMMPGMAKIEFPTSTKNDAAQGFIEQGIAQLHGFWYLEAERSFRQAAKEDPELAIAYWGMAMANVNNDDRARGFIDEAKAKSAKNTSKREKLYIDALDRFLPKQDKGDDKKESEPAKDQKDREKDEKKKRGERYVADLEKILHEYPDDIEAKAFLVVQLWMGDRYGVKLTSRYAVEALLGEIFAANPAHPAHHYRIHLWDSARPANALVSAAECGPAGPGIAHMWHMPGHIYSKLKRYSDAAWQQEASARVDHSHMIRTRLMPDQIHNFAHNNEWLVRNLIHIGRVNDAVDLARNLVSLPQHPNYNSLEKRGSHKYGRQRLVQTLTRFGLWQELIDEMQGQYLPPTDHEQTRRDELGWLGVAQFMAGHKTDGAKTLRRLQRERIELQTRLLDVADQDTSEKDATKDEDSKELKKELESLRAVIARVAAAAAAKRKDLATLNKHLKAAKLDATMEAQWLGLAGDRSAGIKAAERAVKSGPSEVLPLAVLVDLLWKDDKQDEAKKQFETLRTVAAEADLDTPILAGLSELAKSAGAEGDWREKSEPESDLGARPPLDDLGPFRWQPYMAESWQAKTPEGDVVTDIELGNRPKILIFYLGFGCLHCVDQLHAFAPHVEDFRKAGIDLVGISTETTDDLMTGIKAFDKKLEMPLYSDGEQHVFKTFRCWDDFEDQPLHGTFLIDATGRVRWQDISYEPFMDAEFLLKESKRLLELP; from the coding sequence ATGTTTGTTTCTCGCGTTTTTTGCGTCGCGGTGCTCGCCGGATCGCTTGTTTCGATCACTCCGGCCGCTGACGTCCCGGTGACCGATTCCGTCGCCGCCGGCCACAGCTATCACGGCGAAGCGTTCAACGAAGGCCCGCGGCAAGCCGCGGTGATGATGCCGGGGATGGCGAAAATCGAATTCCCCACGTCGACCAAAAATGATGCGGCCCAAGGGTTCATTGAACAAGGCATCGCCCAGCTTCACGGGTTCTGGTACCTGGAAGCCGAACGCTCGTTCCGCCAAGCCGCCAAGGAGGACCCCGAACTGGCCATCGCGTACTGGGGGATGGCGATGGCCAATGTCAACAACGATGACCGGGCACGCGGATTCATCGATGAGGCAAAAGCGAAATCCGCGAAGAACACGTCCAAACGAGAAAAACTCTACATCGACGCGCTCGATCGTTTCTTGCCCAAACAGGACAAGGGCGACGACAAAAAGGAGAGCGAGCCGGCGAAAGATCAGAAGGATCGTGAGAAAGATGAAAAGAAGAAACGCGGGGAACGCTATGTCGCCGATCTTGAAAAAATCTTGCACGAGTATCCCGATGACATCGAAGCCAAAGCGTTTTTGGTCGTCCAGCTTTGGATGGGCGACCGCTACGGTGTCAAACTGACCAGCCGCTATGCCGTCGAGGCATTGTTGGGCGAGATCTTTGCCGCCAATCCCGCGCATCCTGCCCACCACTACCGCATTCACCTGTGGGACTCGGCACGTCCGGCCAACGCACTCGTTTCGGCCGCCGAGTGCGGGCCGGCCGGTCCAGGTATCGCGCACATGTGGCACATGCCCGGTCACATCTATTCCAAACTGAAACGCTATTCCGACGCCGCATGGCAGCAAGAAGCATCCGCGCGCGTCGATCATTCGCACATGATCCGCACGCGTTTGATGCCCGACCAGATCCATAACTTTGCCCACAATAATGAATGGCTGGTTCGTAATCTGATTCACATCGGACGAGTCAATGATGCCGTGGATCTGGCGCGGAATCTGGTTTCGTTGCCCCAGCATCCGAACTACAACTCGCTGGAAAAACGTGGCAGCCACAAGTATGGGCGGCAACGCTTGGTCCAAACGCTGACCCGTTTCGGGTTGTGGCAGGAATTGATCGACGAAATGCAGGGGCAATATTTGCCGCCGACCGATCATGAACAAACACGACGCGATGAGCTCGGCTGGTTGGGCGTGGCACAATTCATGGCCGGGCACAAAACCGACGGTGCAAAAACACTGCGGCGACTGCAACGCGAGCGAATCGAATTGCAAACACGTCTGTTGGATGTGGCCGACCAGGACACATCCGAGAAAGACGCGACCAAGGATGAAGACTCGAAGGAGCTGAAGAAGGAACTGGAATCATTGCGAGCGGTGATCGCTCGGGTTGCGGCGGCCGCGGCTGCGAAACGCAAGGACCTGGCAACGCTGAACAAGCATCTCAAGGCCGCAAAACTGGACGCGACGATGGAGGCTCAGTGGCTGGGGCTGGCCGGAGACCGCTCCGCCGGGATCAAGGCGGCCGAGCGGGCGGTCAAGTCGGGGCCGTCGGAAGTGCTGCCGTTGGCGGTGTTGGTGGATCTGCTCTGGAAGGATGACAAACAGGACGAGGCCAAAAAGCAGTTTGAAACGCTGCGAACCGTCGCCGCCGAAGCGGATCTGGACACCCCGATCCTGGCCGGGCTATCAGAGCTGGCGAAGTCGGCTGGAGCAGAGGGCGACTGGAGGGAGAAGTCCGAACCGGAAAGCGATCTCGGCGCCCGTCCCCCGCTGGACGATCTGGGGCCGTTTCGCTGGCAGCCTTACATGGCCGAATCGTGGCAGGCGAAAACGCCCGAGGGCGATGTCGTCACGGACATCGAACTGGGCAATCGCCCCAAAATCCTGATCTTTTATCTCGGTTTCGGATGCTTGCACTGCGTCGATCAACTGCACGCGTTCGCGCCGCATGTGGAGGACTTTCGCAAGGCCGGGATCGATCTGGTCGGCATCAGCACCGAGACGACCGACGATCTGATGACGGGCATCAAAGCGTTCGACAAGAAGCTCGAAATGCCGTTGTATTCCGATGGCGAGCAGCACGTGTTCAAGACGTTTCGTTGCTGGGATGATTTCGAAGACCAACCCTTGCACGGCACGTTTTTGATCGATGCGACCGGCCGTGTCCGCTGGCAGGACATCAGCTACGAACCGTTCATGGACGCCGAGTTTTTGTTGAAGGAGTCCAAGCGGCTGCTGGAATTGCCGTAG